The following coding sequences are from one Novosphingobium sp. Gsoil 351 window:
- a CDS encoding TonB-dependent receptor domain-containing protein encodes MSHNCIRTRLSQGSAVLAIILATTATAHAQEVAPADQPAADAVLTAGEAPESAADGADQGAASAEGSGGSDIVVTGTRIGASGFNAPTPVTVATSEKLKEAAPGNLADGLNQLPVFAGSIKSSNSLPTAANRNIGQNLLNLRGLGPTRTLVLLNGQRMVANNVLGSVDINVIPQGLVSRVDVVTGGASAAYGSDAVAGVVNFVLNTGLRGFKGELQSGISTFGDARQFSGSLAYGASTSDDTARFIVGIDAFDQKGIGPLKKTGRDFFDNGEGTIVIPNGTPRQFNARQVRSGQATYGGLITSGPLVGTQFLGNGATSAFNYGSPGASNYTWINGGDGAKGNLGLLPGQKRFSGYVRAEFDVNDRLTVYADGLYAQSHTDQAAFYNYATTALAQYTIFRDNAYLPAAVAARMDAAGITSFKLGRAESELPLDHNVAKTDVYRASVGLRGSFGDSWKYDAGYTFGQTDQFMANTNLAVARNAFAAADAVRDASGKIVCRSTLSGLDPGCTPRNLFGVQPVDKAISDYVTDDSFLNLRLRQQVFSANIRGNLGDSFQIAGPIAVAAGLEYRKESAFQTVDALSPTKNDFTGIRGAPVAINGVQGPFRFFNPLPFSGNYNIKEGYIEVGLPVLADSILGSLDLNGAVRHADYSTSGGVTTWKVGASWQLTDDLRLRGTVSQDVRAPNLQELFNPGLKTSGNVSYPGQGTLPTTTFLRGNPNLAPERARTLTVGAVYKPSWLPGLQASVDYYKIKVKDAIGFFSEERIISECFAGNAAQCAQLTVTGGTLVVNRGYVNLSQQTVAGIDFELSYKTDFAGGELSSRIIANHGLKNESVTPGSAPNVALGLPSAPKWGGLAQVDWKKGPFGLFVQERYLGPARQGVDKPWVDGIDIANGRIPAVFYTNLTAKYDLELGGGKQQVFLSVQNLFNRRIPFGAFGVSSSFASSYNAAYDVIGRYFTGGVRVSF; translated from the coding sequence ATGTCACACAATTGCATCCGTACGAGGCTCTCTCAGGGTTCAGCGGTTCTCGCAATCATCCTTGCCACGACAGCGACCGCCCATGCACAGGAGGTCGCTCCGGCAGACCAGCCGGCGGCAGACGCCGTGTTAACCGCAGGGGAAGCGCCGGAGAGCGCTGCCGATGGCGCTGATCAGGGCGCCGCGAGCGCTGAAGGCAGCGGCGGTTCGGATATTGTCGTTACCGGCACGCGAATTGGTGCGTCCGGCTTCAACGCGCCGACCCCCGTGACGGTCGCCACGTCGGAGAAACTGAAGGAAGCCGCGCCGGGCAACTTGGCGGACGGCCTCAATCAGCTTCCGGTTTTCGCCGGCAGCATCAAGTCGTCGAACTCGCTGCCCACCGCCGCCAATCGCAACATCGGCCAGAACCTCCTCAATTTGCGCGGGCTGGGGCCTACGCGAACCCTGGTGCTGCTCAATGGACAGCGCATGGTCGCAAACAACGTTCTCGGTTCGGTCGACATCAACGTCATTCCGCAGGGGCTGGTTAGCCGGGTGGACGTCGTCACTGGCGGCGCCTCTGCCGCTTACGGATCGGACGCCGTCGCCGGCGTCGTAAACTTCGTCCTCAATACGGGATTGAGGGGCTTCAAGGGCGAACTCCAGAGCGGCATCTCGACCTTTGGCGATGCCCGTCAATTCTCGGGGTCGCTCGCCTATGGCGCTTCCACCTCTGACGATACGGCACGCTTCATCGTCGGTATCGATGCTTTCGATCAGAAGGGCATCGGGCCGCTCAAGAAGACCGGCCGCGACTTTTTCGACAATGGCGAGGGCACAATCGTCATTCCGAACGGCACGCCGCGCCAGTTCAATGCACGCCAGGTCCGCAGCGGGCAGGCAACCTACGGTGGGCTTATCACCAGCGGCCCGCTGGTCGGCACCCAGTTTCTTGGAAACGGAGCAACCTCGGCCTTCAATTATGGGAGCCCGGGTGCATCGAACTACACTTGGATCAACGGGGGCGACGGCGCGAAGGGCAACCTCGGCCTCCTCCCGGGGCAAAAGCGGTTCAGCGGATATGTCCGGGCGGAATTCGACGTGAACGACAGGCTGACGGTGTACGCCGACGGCCTCTACGCCCAAAGCCACACGGACCAGGCGGCGTTCTACAACTACGCGACGACGGCTCTCGCCCAGTACACTATCTTTCGCGACAACGCCTATCTGCCCGCCGCGGTCGCCGCGAGAATGGACGCTGCCGGGATAACCTCGTTCAAGTTGGGCAGGGCGGAGAGCGAACTGCCGCTCGACCACAATGTTGCGAAAACCGATGTCTATCGTGCATCGGTGGGATTGCGCGGATCGTTTGGCGACAGCTGGAAATACGATGCCGGCTATACCTTCGGACAAACCGATCAGTTCATGGCGAACACCAACCTGGCGGTCGCCCGGAACGCCTTTGCCGCCGCCGACGCGGTGCGCGACGCCAGCGGCAAGATCGTCTGTCGATCGACCCTCTCCGGCCTCGATCCAGGGTGCACGCCCCGCAATCTGTTCGGCGTGCAGCCGGTCGACAAAGCGATCAGCGACTACGTCACGGACGACAGCTTCCTGAACCTGCGCCTGCGTCAGCAAGTGTTCAGCGCCAATATCCGGGGCAATCTCGGCGACAGCTTCCAGATTGCTGGTCCGATCGCGGTCGCGGCGGGTCTGGAATACCGCAAGGAAAGCGCCTTCCAGACTGTGGATGCGCTTTCCCCGACGAAGAACGATTTCACCGGCATCCGCGGCGCGCCGGTGGCGATCAACGGCGTCCAGGGACCGTTCCGCTTCTTCAACCCCCTGCCTTTCTCGGGGAATTACAACATCAAGGAGGGTTACATCGAAGTAGGCTTGCCTGTTCTGGCGGACAGCATACTCGGCTCGCTCGATCTCAACGGCGCAGTCCGTCACGCCGACTACAGCACCTCGGGCGGCGTGACGACCTGGAAGGTGGGCGCAAGCTGGCAGTTGACGGACGACCTACGGCTTCGCGGCACAGTGTCCCAGGACGTGCGGGCGCCCAATTTGCAGGAGCTTTTCAATCCGGGTCTCAAGACCAGCGGCAACGTCTCGTATCCGGGGCAAGGCACCCTGCCGACGACGACGTTCCTGCGCGGCAATCCCAACCTCGCGCCGGAGCGGGCGCGGACCTTGACGGTCGGCGCCGTCTACAAGCCGTCCTGGCTGCCGGGACTGCAAGCGTCGGTCGATTACTATAAGATCAAGGTGAAGGATGCGATCGGGTTCTTCAGCGAGGAGCGGATCATCAGCGAGTGCTTCGCCGGCAACGCCGCGCAATGCGCGCAGCTGACGGTCACGGGTGGCACGCTTGTGGTGAATCGCGGCTACGTCAACCTCAGCCAGCAGACCGTGGCGGGCATCGATTTCGAGCTCAGCTACAAGACCGATTTCGCTGGCGGGGAGCTAAGTTCGCGGATCATCGCGAACCATGGCCTGAAGAACGAGTCGGTTACACCCGGGTCAGCACCCAACGTCGCGCTAGGCCTGCCCAGCGCACCGAAGTGGGGCGGCCTGGCCCAGGTCGACTGGAAGAAGGGTCCGTTCGGCCTGTTCGTTCAAGAACGGTACCTTGGACCTGCGCGGCAAGGCGTCGACAAGCCATGGGTCGACGGTATCGATATTGCCAACGGTCGGATTCCGGCGGTCTTCTACACCAACCTGACGGCGAAGTACGATCTTGAGCTGGGGGGCGGCAAGCAGCAGGTATTCCTGTCGGTCCAGAACCTTTTCAATCGCCGGATACCGTTTGGTGCGTTCGGCGTGTCGTCGAGCTTCGCCTCCTCCTATAACGCCGCCTACGACGTGATCGGTCGTTACTTCACCGGCGGTGTTCGGGTGTCTTTCTGA
- a CDS encoding ATP-binding protein, with amino-acid sequence MNAHPFTTALKRPGRTALVVLLSAVVLFLMGVAIERWAVSSAAQIAQLAANERMRANAGLFESELQKYRLLPLVLAENSDVISLVESHDPNVAKQLNGKLRFLAQHTGSEVIYVIDSSGITLSASNFDLPTSFVGQNFAFRPYFRRALIDRSAEYFARGLVSGQPGLFFAQAVSNGRGVIVVKISLDRLEAIWGHQPGITIIRDPDGIITAASIKDWVLHPSRPLSPAARQKAQKTLQFGATMPASLSFALPPPTLAGSSDQDIVVLPPNRRYAIASTSLQMDEWILSSLEPMDAALRDARLRAQVIGLVVILILVLCLGLTIRSVERRRLLVSSRRTLEREVKRQTAELRDTNQQLVAEVSEREAASRRLRTARDELAQANRLGSIGQITAGVAHEINQPVAAIRTFAENAKVLIDKSDTVETQRNLDVIIDLTSRIGDITTELRNFARRDPPPIGEINLGDALDGALILIGDRLRGEGVALVMPKELAASVMVLADRVRLEQVVINLLQNSLDALAETEDRRIEIRLETRPDRPNVRLTFDDSGPGVPAGMRTTLFEPFVTGKKQGLGLGLGIAQNIVREFGGELEMTASRFGGAAFCVTLLKP; translated from the coding sequence ATGAACGCTCATCCGTTCACCACCGCCTTGAAGCGTCCGGGACGAACTGCGCTGGTGGTGCTGCTGAGCGCCGTGGTGCTGTTCCTGATGGGCGTCGCCATCGAGCGGTGGGCGGTCAGTTCCGCCGCGCAGATAGCACAGCTGGCAGCTAATGAGCGAATGCGTGCGAACGCCGGACTGTTCGAAAGCGAGCTGCAAAAATACCGGCTGCTCCCCCTCGTCTTGGCGGAAAACAGCGACGTCATTTCGCTCGTCGAATCGCACGACCCGAATGTGGCCAAGCAGCTGAACGGAAAGCTTCGTTTCCTGGCACAGCACACGGGTTCCGAGGTGATCTACGTCATCGACTCGAGCGGCATCACGCTGTCCGCGAGCAACTTCGACTTGCCGACCAGCTTCGTCGGCCAGAACTTTGCATTCCGCCCCTATTTCCGGCGCGCACTGATCGATCGAAGCGCTGAATACTTCGCAAGAGGCCTAGTCAGCGGTCAACCCGGGCTGTTCTTTGCACAGGCTGTGTCAAACGGTCGCGGCGTCATTGTCGTCAAGATTTCGCTCGACCGCCTCGAAGCGATATGGGGCCACCAGCCGGGCATAACCATTATTCGTGACCCCGATGGTATTATCACAGCTGCGAGCATCAAAGACTGGGTGCTCCATCCCAGTCGACCGTTGTCACCCGCTGCTCGCCAGAAGGCTCAAAAGACGCTCCAGTTCGGGGCGACAATGCCTGCTTCGCTGTCGTTCGCCCTACCGCCCCCAACCCTCGCCGGCAGCTCAGATCAGGACATCGTCGTCCTGCCACCAAATCGCCGCTACGCAATTGCCTCCACCTCATTGCAAATGGATGAGTGGATTCTCAGCTCCCTAGAACCGATGGATGCCGCGCTGCGCGACGCGCGGCTGCGGGCGCAAGTCATCGGGTTGGTCGTAATCCTGATACTAGTGCTGTGTCTCGGTCTCACCATCCGAAGCGTCGAACGGCGGCGGCTTCTGGTCTCCTCGCGTCGAACCTTGGAGCGAGAGGTCAAGCGGCAGACCGCGGAACTGCGCGACACCAATCAGCAACTGGTTGCCGAGGTGTCTGAGCGCGAGGCCGCCAGCCGCCGCTTGCGCACGGCGCGAGATGAGCTCGCCCAGGCGAACCGGCTCGGGTCCATCGGCCAGATAACCGCCGGGGTAGCGCACGAGATCAACCAGCCGGTTGCGGCAATCCGCACTTTTGCCGAGAACGCCAAAGTGCTGATTGACAAGTCTGACACTGTGGAGACCCAGCGCAACCTGGACGTGATCATCGACCTCACCTCCCGGATCGGTGACATTACGACCGAATTGCGCAATTTCGCCCGCCGCGATCCTCCGCCGATCGGAGAGATTAATCTTGGCGATGCACTCGATGGCGCACTGATCCTGATCGGCGACCGGCTACGCGGCGAAGGTGTTGCGCTCGTGATGCCTAAGGAACTTGCAGCCTCAGTCATGGTGTTGGCCGACCGGGTCCGGCTGGAGCAGGTGGTGATCAACCTGCTGCAGAATTCGCTGGATGCTTTGGCAGAGACCGAAGACCGGCGGATCGAAATCCGCCTAGAGACGCGGCCGGACCGTCCGAATGTTCGGCTCACCTTTGACGACAGCGGGCCCGGGGTGCCCGCAGGCATGCGCACGACATTGTTCGAACCTTTTGTGACGGGCAAGAAGCAGGGCCTTGGTCTGGGCTTGGGTATTGCTCAGAATATCGTTCGGGAATTCGGGGGGGAGTTGGAGATGACGGCGTCTAGGTTCGGAGGCGCCGCTTTTTGCGTAACGCTCCTCAAACCGTGA
- a CDS encoding YbdD/YjiX family protein yields MRGVALLVRLAQRTADCGRLMVGMPSYTDYLLHQRSHHPEAMPMNRAEFVRNRQAARFGGGGRGGFRCC; encoded by the coding sequence ATGAGAGGCGTCGCTCTCCTCGTCCGATTGGCGCAGCGCACCGCCGACTGCGGCAGGCTCATGGTCGGCATGCCGAGCTACACCGACTATCTGCTCCACCAGCGGAGCCACCACCCGGAAGCAATGCCGATGAACCGCGCCGAGTTCGTCAGAAATCGCCAGGCGGCGCGGTTTGGTGGGGGCGGGCGGGGCGGCTTTCGCTGCTGCTGA
- the dctA gene encoding C4-dicarboxylate transporter DctA, with amino-acid sequence MQLGDPHLDDELGRRGFNAGTGVPLYRHLYFQVLMAIALGVAIGFLFPDVGMALKPLGDGFVKLVKMIVAPVIFLTVVTGIAGLQELGGLGRLATKTLGYFFVVSTFALIVGLVVANLAQPGAGMNIDPASLDANSVSQFARDAHDRTIVGFLTEIIPTTLLSSQVDGNILQALLVAILVGISASVVGERAAPVMRLLQSASSIVYQLVHMLMRAAPVGALGAIGFTIGKYGISALVNLAGLVALFYVTSALFILLVLGAIARLSGFSVLKLIAYLQQEIVLVLGTASSEAALPSLMEKLERAGCRRSIVGVVIPLGYSFNLDGTNIYMTLAALFVAQACNVDLTLGQQLLLLGVAMISSKGAAGVTGAGFVTLAATLSIVPGIPVTGLALILGVDRFMSECRSVTNFIGNAVATIVLARWEGGLDAARLKSALAGGPLLPAGASPDLEPAQIEPVTRMAVTQ; translated from the coding sequence ATGCAATTGGGCGACCCCCATCTCGATGACGAACTAGGCCGGCGTGGTTTCAACGCCGGGACCGGCGTGCCGCTTTATAGGCACCTGTATTTTCAGGTGCTGATGGCGATCGCCTTGGGCGTCGCGATCGGCTTTCTTTTTCCCGACGTCGGGATGGCCTTGAAGCCCTTGGGCGATGGCTTCGTCAAACTGGTCAAGATGATCGTCGCTCCGGTGATTTTCCTTACGGTGGTAACGGGGATCGCCGGGCTGCAGGAACTCGGCGGCCTGGGGCGCCTTGCCACGAAGACGCTAGGCTACTTCTTCGTCGTGTCCACATTCGCATTGATTGTGGGGCTGGTGGTGGCAAACCTCGCTCAGCCCGGCGCCGGAATGAACATCGATCCGGCATCGCTCGACGCCAACTCCGTCAGCCAATTCGCGCGGGACGCTCACGACCGGACTATCGTCGGGTTTCTGACCGAGATCATTCCCACGACACTGCTGTCCTCGCAAGTTGACGGCAATATTCTTCAGGCATTGCTGGTCGCCATCCTGGTCGGTATTTCGGCGTCGGTTGTCGGGGAACGCGCGGCGCCCGTGATGCGCTTGCTGCAGAGCGCTTCGTCCATCGTTTACCAGCTGGTCCACATGCTCATGCGAGCCGCGCCCGTGGGTGCGCTTGGCGCGATCGGTTTCACGATCGGGAAGTACGGAATTTCCGCCCTCGTCAATCTGGCCGGGTTGGTTGCGCTGTTCTACGTCACTTCCGCACTTTTCATCCTGTTGGTGCTTGGCGCGATTGCACGGCTGAGCGGTTTTTCCGTCCTGAAGCTTATCGCCTATCTGCAACAGGAGATCGTCCTGGTGCTTGGCACTGCCTCCTCGGAGGCCGCGTTGCCTAGCCTCATGGAGAAACTTGAGCGCGCCGGATGCCGCCGATCGATCGTCGGCGTCGTCATTCCCTTGGGTTACTCGTTCAACTTGGACGGCACCAACATCTATATGACTTTGGCGGCGCTATTCGTCGCTCAAGCTTGCAACGTGGATCTGACCCTGGGCCAGCAGCTTCTGCTGCTCGGCGTAGCGATGATCAGCTCCAAAGGCGCAGCAGGGGTCACCGGTGCCGGCTTCGTTACCTTGGCCGCGACGCTTTCGATCGTGCCGGGCATTCCCGTCACCGGGCTCGCGCTCATCCTCGGCGTCGACCGTTTCATGTCGGAATGTCGTTCGGTGACCAACTTCATCGGCAACGCCGTCGCGACGATCGTTCTTGCCCGCTGGGAGGGCGGGCTCGACGCCGCTCGCCTCAAGAGCGCACTGGCCGGCGGACCGCTGCTGCCTGCCGGCGCGAGCCCCGATCTCGAGCCTGCGCAGATCGAACCGGTCACCCGCATGGCCGTGACCCAATGA
- a CDS encoding MFS transporter, with product MLKAIIAGSAGNLIEWYDFYVYAFTAIYFSKAFFPEGDRTAQLIGTAGIFAVGFLLRPLGGWYFGRLADRHGRRVSLVRSVLLMGLGSFMIAVLPTYAQAGSAAPALLLLGRMIQGFSTGGQYGATATYMAEIAVGSRRGYYASFQYVTLIGGQLAALMVILLLQTMLSEVEMAAYGWRVAFLLGAGGALLILSLRHLLVESSGGTEGSAGGSLIELVRHWRAVLIVLGLTAGGSLTFYTFSTYMQKYLVNTAQIAPSTANWIMTAALVPFIAFQPALGALSDRIGRRTNLIIFGLLATLLTVPLMKAAGAATSPTTAFALIVCGMFISSFYTSVSGLFKAELFPIHIRALGVGLTYGIGNGIFGGTAEFVALQFKAYGHETWFFWYVSAIAFATLLTALVMRKKSEI from the coding sequence ATGCTGAAGGCGATCATCGCCGGATCCGCTGGCAACTTGATAGAATGGTACGATTTCTACGTCTACGCATTCACCGCGATCTATTTCTCGAAGGCATTTTTCCCGGAAGGCGATCGAACCGCGCAACTGATCGGCACGGCCGGGATTTTTGCTGTCGGCTTTTTGCTACGGCCACTCGGAGGGTGGTACTTTGGGCGGCTGGCTGACCGTCACGGCCGCCGCGTATCGCTGGTTCGATCCGTTCTGCTGATGGGCTTGGGATCGTTCATGATCGCGGTGTTGCCGACTTACGCCCAAGCAGGATCTGCGGCCCCAGCACTCCTCCTGCTAGGCCGAATGATCCAAGGCTTTTCGACCGGCGGGCAATACGGCGCCACCGCGACGTACATGGCGGAGATCGCCGTGGGCTCTCGACGCGGATATTACGCGTCCTTTCAATATGTCACATTGATCGGCGGACAACTTGCCGCGCTCATGGTCATCCTGCTCCTGCAAACCATGCTGAGCGAGGTGGAAATGGCGGCATACGGCTGGCGTGTGGCGTTTTTGCTCGGTGCCGGCGGCGCGCTCCTGATCCTCTCGTTACGGCATTTGCTGGTGGAATCTTCGGGCGGTACTGAAGGCTCGGCCGGGGGGAGCCTGATCGAGCTCGTTCGGCATTGGCGCGCGGTTCTGATCGTGCTCGGGCTTACAGCGGGCGGCTCGCTGACATTCTACACCTTCTCGACGTACATGCAGAAGTACCTGGTCAACACCGCGCAAATCGCGCCTTCTACCGCCAACTGGATCATGACGGCAGCACTGGTGCCGTTCATTGCGTTTCAGCCCGCGCTCGGCGCACTGTCCGATCGCATCGGCCGGCGAACGAACCTGATCATCTTTGGCTTGCTTGCGACTTTGCTCACGGTCCCGTTGATGAAGGCCGCGGGGGCGGCGACCTCACCTACAACGGCATTTGCGTTGATCGTCTGCGGAATGTTTATCAGCAGTTTTTATACCTCAGTCAGCGGTCTTTTCAAAGCCGAGCTCTTCCCTATCCATATTCGAGCACTGGGGGTCGGGCTTACATATGGCATCGGCAACGGGATATTTGGCGGAACTGCCGAATTTGTCGCACTACAATTTAAGGCTTATGGTCACGAAACTTGGTTTTTTTGGTACGTTAGCGCGATCGCGTTCGCAACACTGCTCACTGCACTGGTAATGAGGAAAAAATCCGAAATATAG
- a CDS encoding peptidyl-alpha-hydroxyglycine alpha-amidating lyase family protein: protein MFDAITLTRRFAISASLAAACVIAPAHASPAPRARVYEQVANWAQLPQGTTWQDMMAVDIDSNGDIYALQRTPFKVIVLNPKGKFLRSWNTGDLPGVHGLRVDRFDNVWITSRALHQVFKFTRDGKLLMELGTKGVAGDNDSKVALNGPADVAVGPNGDIFVADGESTNTRIVRFSKDGTFVKSWGTKGTEPGQLMVPHSIAMDSKGRLLVANRGNKRIEIFDQQGAVLGQIKNDITPYGLFITRDGTLYVADGTKPVGSMSVIDMKSEKTLFHVSGLTGSHMLTVDRKGSIYVAEVSGKSLRKFVRKK, encoded by the coding sequence ATGTTTGACGCAATCACCCTGACGCGGCGTTTCGCCATCTCCGCCAGCCTCGCCGCGGCGTGCGTGATCGCGCCAGCGCACGCTTCACCTGCCCCGCGCGCGCGCGTCTACGAACAAGTGGCCAACTGGGCACAGCTGCCACAAGGGACCACCTGGCAAGATATGATGGCCGTGGACATTGATTCCAACGGCGACATCTACGCGCTGCAGCGCACGCCCTTCAAAGTCATCGTCCTGAATCCCAAGGGCAAGTTCCTTAGGTCATGGAACACCGGGGATCTCCCCGGCGTGCATGGACTTCGCGTCGACCGGTTCGACAATGTGTGGATCACCTCACGGGCGTTGCACCAGGTCTTCAAATTCACCCGCGACGGCAAACTGCTCATGGAACTGGGCACAAAAGGCGTGGCCGGCGACAATGATTCCAAGGTCGCCCTCAACGGCCCCGCCGATGTCGCCGTGGGACCAAACGGCGACATCTTCGTCGCCGACGGAGAAAGCACCAATACCAGGATCGTCAGGTTCTCCAAGGACGGCACGTTCGTGAAGTCCTGGGGGACGAAAGGCACCGAGCCGGGCCAGCTCATGGTCCCGCACAGCATTGCGATGGACTCCAAGGGCAGACTGCTGGTCGCCAACCGCGGGAACAAGCGGATCGAGATCTTCGATCAGCAAGGCGCGGTTCTTGGGCAGATCAAGAATGACATCACGCCATATGGGCTGTTCATCACCCGGGACGGGACGCTTTATGTCGCCGATGGAACCAAGCCGGTCGGGAGCATGTCGGTCATCGACATGAAGAGCGAAAAAACCCTGTTCCACGTGTCGGGATTGACCGGCTCGCACATGCTTACTGTCGACAGGAAGGGCTCGATCTACGTCGCTGAAGTAAGCGGCAAATCGCTGCGAAAGTTTGTCAGAAAGAAATGA
- a CDS encoding carbon starvation CstA family protein, protein MRMRAVWVAVGLLGATALGLVAASRGEHVNAMWLLTAAVCVYVLAFRFYSQFIADRVLGLDPKRPTPAVACNDGLDFVPTNKYVLFGHHFAAIAGAGPLVGPILASQLGYLPGVLWIVIGAVAAGAVQDFIILALSMRRGGRSLGEMVREEMGLVPGLIAQVGTFVIMIIILAVLALIVVKALAHSPWGASTVAATIPIALLMGFYMRFVRPGRIAEVSIAGFVLLILAVLSGRYISTDPYLASLFTLTELQLCWVLIAYGAVASILPVWLLLAPRDYLSTFMKIGAIVLLALGVFIVQPELRMPAFTQFIHGGGPVWSGSVFPFLFITIACGAVSGFHALISSGTTPKLIGNEADTRFVGYGAMLMESFVALMAILAASILDPAIYFAMNSPSAVVGADAQSAAAAITAMGFAVTPDVLTRTAQEIGEVTIISRAGGAPTLAVGMAHIFSQFLGGRAMMSFWYHFAILFEALFILTAIDAGTRAGRFMLQDLIGVFVPAFRKTSALVPNLVATGLCVSAWGFFLYQGATDPLGGVNTLWPLFALSNQMLACIALTFATVVLFKGKRHRYAWVTAGPAAWLFVCTLTAAFLKLFSSDPAVGFLQHASRISQGLNEGRVIAPAKSLFDMQKIVMNDRIDAALCAFFIVVTLAMTAYGVRACLLALRAAGPTARETSIQLAHAPA, encoded by the coding sequence ATGAGAATGCGGGCGGTATGGGTAGCGGTAGGACTGTTGGGCGCAACCGCGCTGGGCCTCGTTGCGGCATCGCGGGGCGAGCACGTCAACGCCATGTGGCTTTTGACCGCAGCGGTGTGCGTCTACGTCCTGGCGTTTCGCTTCTACAGCCAGTTCATCGCCGATCGGGTCCTGGGTCTGGATCCCAAGCGTCCCACTCCCGCGGTAGCGTGCAACGACGGCTTGGATTTCGTCCCGACCAACAAATACGTCCTGTTCGGTCACCACTTCGCGGCGATCGCGGGGGCCGGGCCTTTGGTCGGCCCTATACTGGCCTCGCAACTGGGCTATCTTCCAGGGGTACTGTGGATCGTCATCGGCGCGGTGGCGGCCGGCGCAGTCCAGGATTTCATCATCCTTGCCCTCTCGATGCGGCGCGGGGGCCGATCGCTGGGTGAAATGGTGCGCGAGGAGATGGGTCTCGTTCCGGGGCTGATCGCGCAGGTTGGCACCTTTGTGATCATGATCATTATCCTGGCAGTGCTGGCCCTGATTGTCGTCAAAGCCTTGGCGCATAGCCCCTGGGGGGCAAGCACGGTTGCAGCCACAATTCCCATCGCGCTCCTGATGGGATTCTACATGCGGTTCGTACGGCCCGGCAGGATCGCCGAGGTTTCGATCGCGGGATTTGTCTTGCTGATCCTGGCTGTCTTGAGCGGACGCTACATATCGACCGATCCATATCTCGCCTCGCTGTTCACCTTGACCGAGCTGCAGTTGTGCTGGGTGCTGATAGCGTACGGCGCCGTCGCCTCCATCCTGCCCGTCTGGCTGTTGCTCGCGCCGCGCGACTATCTCTCGACCTTCATGAAAATCGGCGCGATCGTGTTGTTGGCGCTCGGGGTATTCATCGTCCAGCCTGAGCTGCGCATGCCGGCTTTCACCCAATTCATCCATGGTGGTGGGCCGGTTTGGTCAGGGTCCGTCTTCCCTTTCCTTTTCATCACCATCGCTTGTGGCGCCGTATCGGGCTTCCATGCCCTTATTTCCTCGGGCACGACCCCCAAGCTCATCGGAAACGAGGCTGATACCCGCTTCGTCGGCTACGGCGCCATGTTGATGGAATCGTTCGTGGCATTGATGGCGATCCTCGCCGCCTCGATCCTTGATCCCGCGATCTACTTTGCCATGAACAGTCCGAGCGCGGTCGTGGGTGCCGATGCGCAAAGCGCTGCCGCGGCGATCACCGCCATGGGGTTCGCTGTCACCCCGGACGTTCTGACCCGGACCGCGCAAGAAATAGGCGAGGTGACAATCATCTCGCGCGCTGGCGGGGCCCCGACCCTTGCTGTGGGAATGGCGCACATCTTCTCCCAGTTCCTCGGTGGCAGGGCGATGATGTCGTTCTGGTACCACTTCGCGATCCTGTTCGAGGCCCTTTTCATCCTCACCGCGATCGATGCGGGAACTCGAGCCGGCCGCTTCATGTTGCAGGACCTCATTGGCGTTTTTGTCCCTGCGTTCCGCAAGACGTCGGCGTTGGTTCCCAACCTCGTTGCCACCGGCCTGTGCGTATCAGCATGGGGCTTCTTCCTCTACCAAGGGGCGACCGATCCACTTGGCGGCGTAAACACCCTGTGGCCGCTATTTGCGCTCTCGAACCAGATGCTGGCCTGCATCGCGCTGACCTTCGCGACTGTCGTGCTGTTCAAGGGGAAGCGCCACCGCTACGCTTGGGTCACCGCGGGACCAGCCGCCTGGCTATTCGTCTGCACACTGACGGCCGCGTTCCTCAAGTTGTTCTCTTCGGACCCCGCAGTCGGGTTCCTTCAGCATGCCAGTCGCATCTCGCAGGGCTTGAACGAAGGACGAGTTATCGCGCCCGCCAAATCCCTTTTCGACATGCAGAAAATCGTGATGAACGATCGCATCGACGCCGCCCTGTGCGCGTTCTTCATCGTCGTGACGCTCGCGATGACCGCGTACGGGGTGCGCGCCTGTCTGCTCGCATTGCGCGCAGCGGGACCGACAGCGCGCGAGACTTCGATCCAGTTGGCGCACGCACCCGCATGA